In the genome of Xanthomonas hortorum pv. pelargonii, the window GCAAGCAGGCAATACACGAGGGAGGCGATCAGGCGCATTGAGGCAATCCTTTCAGTCGATGCGATTGGGGGGAACTACATGCCACGGAACAGGCTCATGAACGGCTGGCTGACGGTGAGCGTTTCGCTGCGCCCGCGCAGGGCCAGCCGCCCCTTGCCGGTGTCGTCGCGTACCACCGAGGCGACCGCCTTCATGTTGACGATGGTGGAGCGGTGGATCTGCTTGAACACCTGCGGGTCCAGCACGTCGAGCAACTCGCGCAGCGGTGTGCGCAGGATCGCTTCGCCGGCGGCCGTCATCACCGTGGTGTATTTCTGATCGGCCTGGAAGTACGCCACCTCGTCCAGCGCGATCAGACGTGTCTCGCGGCCGCTGCTGGCGGTGAGCCAGGCCAGCGGCGGTTGCGCGCTGGGCGCAGCCGGGCGTGCGGACAGGCGCTGCAATAGGGCCTCCAGCACGCTGCCATCCGGCTGGCCGGCGGCGGCGCGCTGTTGCACGCGCTGCCAGGTGGCCTGCAGGCGCTCGCGGGCGATCGGCTTGAGCAGGTAATCCACCGCGCCGTGTTCGAACGCATCGATGGCGTACTGATCGTAGGCGGTGACGAAGACCACCTGGGTGTGCGGGCTGCTCTCGCGCATCGCACGTGCCACTTCGATGCCGGTGAGGCCGGGCATGCGGATATCCAGAAACACCACATCGGGTTGTTGCGCGGCGATGGTTTCCAGCGCGCTGGCGCCGTCCTCGCATTCGCCCACGATCTGCAGTTGCGGGCACACCTGCGCCAGCAACTGCAGCAACGATTGCCGCAGCAATGCCTCGTCTTCGGCGATCACCGCACGTAACGCACTCATGCCTGCACCTGCGTGGTGTGTGTCTGCGGGTTGGGCAATGGCGGCGGCATGCTCACCGCTGCGATATGCGCGGGCAGCGGCAAGCTGATCGTGGCGGCCACCCCGCTGGGGAAGTTGGAGACGATGGCGAAGCTGGCCTTGCCGGCGTAGATCAGCTGCAGCCGCTCGCGCAGGTTCTTCAAACCGATGCCGGTGCCCTGACTGTGGGTGTTGAAGCCCTGGCCATCGTCGGCCACGGTGAGCGTGGCATGGTCGTCGATGCGACGCGCCAGGATCCACACCGTGCCGCCGCCGGGCTTGGGTTCCAGGCCATGCTTGATCGCGTTTTCCACCAGCGTCTGCAACATCATCGAGGGCAGCTGCAGCGCGCGCAGCTCGTACGGCACTTCCACCTGCAAGGCCAGCCGCGCGCCCATGCGGATGCGCAGGATTTCCAGATAGGCCTGGGTGCGTTCGAGTTCTTCGCCCAGGCTGGAGATGGCACCGTCGGCACTGGGCAACGAGCTGCGCAGGTACTGGATCAGGTGCCCGATCATGATCTCGGCGCGCGGCGGGTCGGTGCGCGCCAGCACCTGCGCGCTGGCCAGCGTGTTGTAGAGAAAGTGCGGCTCGACCTGCGCATGCAGCAGATTCAGCCGTGCCACCGCCAGTTCCTTCTCCATCACCGATTGCTCGGCCGCGGCCTGCTCGTCGCGACGCTGCTCGCCAACCCGGCGTACCACCGCACGATTGATCGCCTCGGCGTTCTCGAAATTGCTGCCCTCGTCCACTGCGAACAAATCGACCCAGGCGCCGGCATCGGGTTCGCATAACACGGTGACGCTGCTGGTGCCCTGCCCCGGCGTGATCGTGACCAGCACCTGATTGCGCTTGATCGCAAAGCGCGCGAACAGATTCCAGCGCGAGGGCTGACGTCCTTCATAGGGATCGATACGGCGCACCTTGGCGCGGATCAGCAGGCTGCCCGGTGCGCATTCGATGTCCTGCACGCGCGGCAGTGCGCGCACCGCTTCTTCGACGACGGCGAAGCTGGCCTGCACGTCCAGTGGCACTTCGATCTGGCGCCGTTGGCGGGTGGACAAGGTGTCGTGATCCAGACGACCGGCGATCAGCCGCACCCGCCGCACATGCGTGATCGCACTCATCAAGGCCAGCGTCAGCAGCACCACGCAGATCAGCCCGAAGAATGCGCCGGTGGAACCGAACAGCTGCGCCCACATGATCCCGGCCACCACCAACGCGGCAGCCCAGGCGAACACGATACGCACGATCAGAAAGACGCTGGCAGACACGGGGGCGAGCTCGTTGGGTTGGGACGCGGCGAGCATAGCCGGCAAGTGCGCAGCCGAAAGCCCGAAGCGACGAATGGCCGCCAGCGGCGCCTCAATTGCCTGGATCGCGGCACGAAACCCGGCCTTCCCGGCAGTGGCAGGCATGCAGGTGCGCGGTATGCTCGGCGTCTGCGGCGCTGCGCCCTGTGCCTTGAAGATGCCGGCTACCGTGCATGAAAGAGGCCTGGCGTGTGCAGATGCCGCGCCGGGCATGTTGCTTCCATGCGCAAGCCGCGTTGCCCTCTATCGCCTTGCCATCCACCACACACTTGGGAGTCGCATGCACCGTCGTCATTTTTTGCAGAGCGCCGGCCTTGCGCTTGCGGCCGCTTCCACCACTAGCTGGGCCGCGACCGGCCCTGCCAGTGCAGCACCTTCTTCGCCGCTGCCGGCTGCGGCGCCTGGCGCGCTGCCGAGCCAGTTCGCCGCATCGCCGCCGCTGGCGCCGATCCACGCCTCGGTCGATCGCATCATTGCCATCAACGGCTGCACGCGGCCGTTCCGTGCGCAGGGGCCGCGCATCGAGGCCGAGCGCATCGGTCGCAAGACGGTGGTGCACAACTACGGGCATGGCGGCAGCGGATGGTCGTTGTCGTGGGGTGCGGCCGAACACGCGCTGCGGCTGGTGCGTGCAGCCGATGCCGAGGCGCGTGAGCTGGCGGTGATCGGCTGCGGCGCGATCGGGCTGACCACCGCGCTGGTGGCACAACGCGCCGGCCTGCGCGTGCGCATCTATGCACGCGAGCGCCTGCCGGATGTGCGTTCGTTCTACGCAACAGGGGTGTGGTCGCCGGATTCGCGCGTGTGCACCAGCGAGCACGCCACGGCCGACTTCAAGACACGCTGGGAAGAGATGGCGCGCATCTCGTTTCGCCGCTACCAGACCTCGCTCGGCCTGCCGGGCGAGCCGATCGAATGGCGCGATGGCTACGCGTTATCGGATGTGCCGTTCGACCAACCGATTCCATCGGCAGAAGCGCACGAGCCGGACTATCCGCCGCTGGAGCGCGAATTGATCCATGACCTCGGCCCGCGCTCGCAGCCGGTCGCTCCCGGCAGCCATCCGTTCCCGGTGCCGTTCGTGCGCCGCTATAGCCAGCTGACCTTCAACCTCAGCGCCTATGCACGATTGTTGATGGACGACTTTCTGCAGGCCGGCGGCGAGCTGTACACCTGCAGCTTCGAGCACCCGCGCCAGTTCGGCGATCTGCGCGAGAAGATCCTGGTCAATGCCACCGGCTACGGTGCGCGTGCGTTGCTTGGCGACGACAGCGTCATCCCGGTGCGTGGGCAAACCGCGCGCCTGATTCCGCAACCGGAAGTCACCTACGGGCTGGTCTGGCGTGGCCACAATCTCAATGTGGTGCCACGCCGCGATGGGCTGCTGGTGCAAGCGCAAGGCGCGAACGATTTCAACAATGCCGATGCCACGCCGGATCACGCAGCCTCTGCAGCGGCGGTGCGCGAATTGGCGCGTCTGTTTCCCTCGGCGTGAGCTGTTGCGCGAGCGCCAGCACTCACGCGTCGCTGAGTGAGGCCTGCAATGCGCGGGCCAGTGCGGCATCGCCGCTGACCAATTCATCCCAACGCAAGACCACACCCTTGCGCTTGCCCTTTTCGACCAGCTTCAAGCCCTGCGGGTCGATGATCAAGGTGTAGGTCGACGCGCCGATGTGCAGTTCTCGGCGTAGCGGTTTAGAGCGGCGAACAAAACTACTGCGCAGCCGTCAGGCGGGCGCGGCCGGTGCTCGGAATCCTCATGTACCACTCGTACACTCCGGTTCCTGCGCGCCGTCCGCACCCGCCTGACGGCTGCTCGCTACGTTTTTTTAGCCGCTCTTATCCAATGGCGTCATGCCAACGTCTCGCGCAGTAGTGGACCACCGTTGTAGCGCATCGCGATGCCTGCACGGCGCTGTTTTTGCAGCCTCCCTGCAGGGCCACGGCACAGGCCGCCATCGCATCGGGATCACCGCATCCACCGATCCCGCTAACAC includes:
- a CDS encoding LytR/AlgR family response regulator transcription factor; the encoded protein is MSALRAVIAEDEALLRQSLLQLLAQVCPQLQIVGECEDGASALETIAAQQPDVVFLDIRMPGLTGIEVARAMRESSPHTQVVFVTAYDQYAIDAFEHGAVDYLLKPIARERLQATWQRVQQRAAAGQPDGSVLEALLQRLSARPAAPSAQPPLAWLTASSGRETRLIALDEVAYFQADQKYTTVMTAAGEAILRTPLRELLDVLDPQVFKQIHRSTIVNMKAVASVVRDDTGKGRLALRGRSETLTVSQPFMSLFRGM
- a CDS encoding sensor histidine kinase, with the translated sequence MSASVFLIVRIVFAWAAALVVAGIMWAQLFGSTGAFFGLICVVLLTLALMSAITHVRRVRLIAGRLDHDTLSTRQRRQIEVPLDVQASFAVVEEAVRALPRVQDIECAPGSLLIRAKVRRIDPYEGRQPSRWNLFARFAIKRNQVLVTITPGQGTSSVTVLCEPDAGAWVDLFAVDEGSNFENAEAINRAVVRRVGEQRRDEQAAAEQSVMEKELAVARLNLLHAQVEPHFLYNTLASAQVLARTDPPRAEIMIGHLIQYLRSSLPSADGAISSLGEELERTQAYLEILRIRMGARLALQVEVPYELRALQLPSMMLQTLVENAIKHGLEPKPGGGTVWILARRIDDHATLTVADDGQGFNTHSQGTGIGLKNLRERLQLIYAGKASFAIVSNFPSGVAATISLPLPAHIAAVSMPPPLPNPQTHTTQVQA
- a CDS encoding FAD-dependent oxidoreductase, coding for MHRRHFLQSAGLALAAASTTSWAATGPASAAPSSPLPAAAPGALPSQFAASPPLAPIHASVDRIIAINGCTRPFRAQGPRIEAERIGRKTVVHNYGHGGSGWSLSWGAAEHALRLVRAADAEARELAVIGCGAIGLTTALVAQRAGLRVRIYARERLPDVRSFYATGVWSPDSRVCTSEHATADFKTRWEEMARISFRRYQTSLGLPGEPIEWRDGYALSDVPFDQPIPSAEAHEPDYPPLERELIHDLGPRSQPVAPGSHPFPVPFVRRYSQLTFNLSAYARLLMDDFLQAGGELYTCSFEHPRQFGDLREKILVNATGYGARALLGDDSVIPVRGQTARLIPQPEVTYGLVWRGHNLNVVPRRDGLLVQAQGANDFNNADATPDHAASAAAVRELARLFPSA